Proteins from a single region of Geothermobacter ehrlichii:
- a CDS encoding CxxxxCH/CxxCH domain c-type cytochrome, translating to MSWSSDCANSDTYTVYRDGVALAAGTNLTCSAGTMNFTDNTAAANTTYDYTVRGYNNGEGCESADSNTVNVTTPPCTESTPSSISFNGTTTAAGDFNGSSMVNVTDLTNLEFRVTEGAGAGAVTFDAQSNLYQPAGGATMTWQHTIGGGTDRLLLVGVAFDDRNGETVTSVTYNGIALTQLRADNTATSNARTELWYLKDASLPAAGTYDVVVTLSTASGKPLYGGALTYSGVDQTATFTSHNGASGNADPATVDITSQAGDLVVDIVVGYKGAGLAVGAGQTAYWVENTDALGAVIAGMSYEAGAATTTMSWTGAGDGGEWSISAVSIHPGAGETIMLDWNADPQEASAVLTDGSSYNLYARGTDPECGTVYYVGGTTAPGNSQSFTWTACTETATLSAPTFSPSTTPITGPVTVSASGTATGIQVSWSEDGGTTWSAWVANGSTYTPTSCTTGNVIFRAQGTGTCGTLTSQGSATAFDTTDADLATLTTTVPDPATGMVTIQAAVGTESAPDTMANMVVNIAGSSACNVTNGTMSWNATSSRWEYSWDTSACGTSTVESGVTIDVSGNDPDCGDAVSAAQVTVSIDNTCVDPDPSTITIPNGQSVSGSSVDLTTLFTVTGDVGNFTYTINGTAVTSPWDSTAYGTTGPEVVTFEVTGIDPDCGDTVGPVSNSITVNNANDTNVSNVTADSKDASIRVQASYSGDVNGDNTLLVEWEECTGGVGTCDGSTFTNSSGTIAHASSPYIYDITGLTNFKVYQVRVTFTDVDGVSGTNPTVITDVVPSNPMLHNAASTGSSKWGGTWGLPGGKYGEFTCDTCHTDTTTNIKRVKETISYPDGSVMPNGSTSSAVTLSDTRDGSSDYGDAVGSHASSTGVCEVCHTLDETQTNGVQHHAYDMSTATPANQNHYLQQDCMVCHNHKAGFLPTACDACHGDPPTTSDTDGSTNTGLVHTDVTGSTTPGAHDTHVNTLGFNDCATCHNGYVMPNGGDIDVHFNVDFTASGGGGPATAGSYGGQLGVNYNGGTPGDGTKACSNVYCHGGTIGGSAPVWDGTVVCGDCHGASAATPPATGSHAVHVPLSQINGDCTKCHGAGAGSQGHMNGNVTWDVSALPNTGSTATYKGTTTGATGGLAPSASYGTCSNVSCHFGTTPTWGQAGSTDCASCHNNGAGEPWPATGAHDAHFAALGVSLAASVGNEAAVRAKCDYCHNGASASHADGTVQVNIAATYDDMSAGTPAFNGSQCSDVSCHGGQTTPAWSSGTIDVATQCTLCHKAEATATEYNSATSGMHGITGVVSGQNHGANIACTSCHSGPPANHFSDAGLADSAMSRPVAGDFVAGITLGATSDDDTCAMTCHKEGATNPRSGSAPWARLNNKAWASGTGAAGDECKTCHGVWGSWRGNVLVNHANDWDGDGTPEVQANHSECETCHGFAPSKTNANYNATWGTGDHGNGVITMNGPSPSTGAGYNETNWGCDNACHGGAASNHNLADSTWTVGYGDFGGGSCDLCHAPGGSGPTVVYPAGNSGFAGELYGSHLKASTGDVIDGTTDWAAQCQKCHGFHSGDVQVPNNATVGINYTSHGGIWLGGTATGGMTTEAEICWTCHDANGVSEWGLNTDTNGAYPNFNFGTLSTSNWTTATWTSANFGYKTGAIQSTHSVNATNGSSAVTGSAYNYTESPDNVADIRCSYCHDVHNTAAAGGVTGDVDGKPYLRGTWFGNPYFEDGAPQNINGTTTFETITQYGRVPRGSINEDFFDANGNAKGGYWIDQNMNAQGVGTYPVNTTLANMAGLCTLCHGTNVDSMDQTTGENLWVGINGHSNAVIGGSGSNKTEILDRSKNDINNKGYVVDMGQSGDPNQTYDRPEGYGYRDSGDYTPGYAPRLIDGNPAKEQEPWKNKWFDWGVSARFSGDTYTQYHQFTCSKCHNPHASRLPKLMITNCLDTKHNTWQNAVSVDDNSPSVKNGAATATPTRSDGWHASNWSTSQNCHRVGIPGELGTGDGLGDMDGQGWNKVTPW from the coding sequence TTGAGCTGGTCCTCTGATTGCGCCAACAGCGATACCTACACAGTCTATCGTGACGGTGTTGCCTTGGCTGCCGGTACCAACCTGACCTGCTCGGCCGGCACAATGAACTTCACCGACAACACTGCGGCCGCCAACACCACCTATGACTACACGGTTCGTGGATATAATAACGGGGAGGGCTGTGAGAGTGCCGATTCCAACACGGTTAATGTAACGACTCCGCCCTGCACCGAATCAACCCCCTCATCGATCAGTTTCAACGGTACGACCACAGCGGCCGGCGATTTCAACGGTTCCTCCATGGTCAACGTCACCGACCTGACCAACCTGGAATTCCGGGTGACCGAAGGTGCAGGGGCCGGAGCGGTGACTTTTGATGCCCAGAGCAACCTGTACCAGCCCGCTGGCGGTGCGACCATGACGTGGCAGCATACCATCGGTGGAGGAACGGACCGGCTGCTTCTGGTCGGGGTCGCTTTCGACGATCGCAACGGCGAAACCGTCACGAGTGTCACGTACAATGGCATTGCCCTGACGCAACTGCGGGCCGACAATACGGCCACGTCCAATGCCCGTACCGAACTCTGGTATCTCAAGGATGCATCGTTGCCGGCTGCGGGCACCTACGATGTCGTAGTTACGCTTTCAACGGCGTCGGGCAAGCCTCTTTACGGTGGTGCGCTGACTTATTCCGGCGTGGACCAGACGGCGACCTTTACCAGCCACAACGGCGCATCCGGGAATGCTGATCCGGCCACGGTCGATATCACATCCCAAGCTGGCGATCTGGTAGTCGATATCGTGGTTGGCTACAAGGGCGCCGGTCTGGCTGTCGGTGCTGGCCAGACCGCCTACTGGGTCGAGAATACTGACGCTTTGGGCGCGGTCATCGCCGGGATGAGCTACGAAGCCGGCGCTGCGACGACGACCATGAGCTGGACCGGCGCTGGCGATGGCGGTGAGTGGTCGATTTCCGCCGTGAGTATACATCCGGGCGCTGGCGAGACCATTATGCTCGACTGGAATGCCGATCCCCAGGAAGCCAGCGCGGTGCTGACCGACGGCAGCAGCTACAATCTCTATGCCCGCGGCACCGACCCCGAGTGCGGCACCGTCTACTATGTTGGCGGCACCACGGCGCCGGGCAACAGCCAGTCCTTCACCTGGACCGCCTGCACCGAGACCGCGACCCTGAGCGCACCGACCTTCTCGCCGTCGACCACGCCGATCACCGGCCCGGTTACCGTGAGCGCCAGCGGCACGGCCACCGGTATCCAGGTGAGCTGGAGCGAGGACGGCGGCACCACCTGGAGTGCCTGGGTGGCCAATGGCTCCACCTATACGCCGACCTCCTGCACCACGGGCAACGTCATTTTCCGCGCCCAGGGGACGGGCACCTGCGGCACCCTGACCTCGCAGGGATCGGCTACCGCGTTCGACACCACCGACGCAGATTTGGCCACCCTGACCACTACCGTTCCCGACCCGGCGACCGGGATGGTGACTATCCAGGCAGCGGTCGGCACGGAGTCCGCTCCGGATACCATGGCCAACATGGTGGTCAACATCGCCGGCAGCAGTGCCTGTAACGTTACCAACGGCACCATGAGCTGGAACGCCACCAGCTCACGCTGGGAGTACAGCTGGGATACCAGCGCCTGCGGCACTTCGACTGTCGAAAGCGGCGTCACCATCGATGTCTCCGGCAACGATCCCGACTGCGGTGACGCCGTCAGCGCCGCCCAGGTGACCGTGAGCATCGACAACACCTGTGTCGACCCCGACCCCTCCACCATCACCATCCCCAACGGGCAGAGCGTGTCGGGCAGCAGCGTCGATCTGACCACCCTGTTCACGGTAACCGGTGACGTCGGTAACTTCACCTACACCATCAACGGTACCGCCGTGACCAGTCCGTGGGATTCGACGGCCTACGGCACGACCGGCCCCGAAGTCGTGACTTTCGAGGTGACCGGCATCGATCCCGACTGCGGCGATACTGTCGGTCCGGTGAGCAACAGCATCACCGTCAACAACGCCAACGACACCAACGTCTCCAACGTGACCGCCGACAGCAAGGATGCGTCCATCCGTGTGCAGGCCTCCTACAGCGGCGATGTCAACGGCGACAACACCCTGCTGGTCGAGTGGGAAGAGTGTACCGGCGGAGTCGGCACCTGCGATGGGAGCACCTTCACCAACAGCAGTGGCACTATCGCCCACGCCTCGTCACCCTACATCTACGACATCACCGGGCTGACCAACTTCAAGGTCTACCAGGTGCGGGTGACCTTCACCGACGTCGATGGCGTCAGCGGTACCAACCCGACGGTGATCACGGATGTAGTGCCTTCCAACCCGATGTTGCACAACGCCGCCTCAACCGGTTCGAGCAAGTGGGGTGGCACCTGGGGCCTGCCCGGCGGCAAGTACGGTGAATTCACCTGTGACACCTGCCATACCGACACCACCACCAACATCAAGCGGGTGAAGGAGACCATCAGCTACCCCGACGGCAGCGTCATGCCCAACGGTTCGACCAGCAGCGCCGTCACCCTGAGCGATACCCGCGACGGCAGCAGCGACTACGGCGACGCCGTCGGTAGCCATGCCAGCAGCACCGGGGTCTGCGAAGTCTGTCACACGCTGGACGAGACCCAGACCAACGGCGTGCAGCATCACGCCTATGACATGAGCACGGCTACCCCGGCCAACCAGAACCACTACCTGCAGCAGGACTGCATGGTCTGCCACAATCACAAGGCCGGCTTTTTGCCGACCGCCTGTGACGCCTGTCACGGTGATCCGCCAACCACCTCGGATACCGACGGCAGCACCAACACCGGCCTGGTGCATACCGACGTCACTGGCAGCACCACCCCCGGTGCGCACGATACGCACGTCAATACCCTCGGCTTCAACGACTGTGCGACCTGCCACAACGGCTACGTAATGCCGAACGGCGGCGATATCGACGTCCATTTCAACGTTGACTTCACCGCCAGCGGCGGTGGGGGCCCGGCGACGGCCGGCAGCTACGGCGGCCAGCTTGGGGTCAACTACAATGGCGGCACCCCTGGTGACGGCACCAAGGCCTGCTCCAATGTCTACTGCCATGGTGGCACCATCGGCGGCAGCGCCCCGGTCTGGGACGGCACCGTCGTCTGCGGCGACTGCCACGGCGCCAGCGCCGCCACCCCGCCGGCAACCGGCAGCCATGCCGTGCATGTGCCGCTGTCCCAGATCAACGGCGACTGCACCAAGTGCCACGGTGCCGGCGCCGGCAGCCAGGGCCACATGAACGGCAACGTCACCTGGGATGTCAGTGCCCTGCCGAACACCGGCAGCACCGCTACCTACAAGGGGACCACCACTGGCGCCACGGGCGGCCTGGCGCCGAGTGCCAGCTACGGCACCTGCTCCAACGTCAGCTGCCACTTCGGCACCACCCCGACCTGGGGCCAGGCCGGCAGCACCGACTGTGCCAGCTGCCACAACAACGGCGCCGGCGAACCCTGGCCGGCCACCGGTGCCCATGACGCCCATTTCGCGGCCCTCGGCGTTTCCCTGGCCGCCTCTGTCGGCAATGAGGCGGCTGTGCGGGCCAAGTGCGACTACTGCCACAACGGTGCCAGCGCCAGCCATGCCGACGGCACCGTTCAGGTCAACATCGCGGCGACATACGACGATATGTCTGCCGGCACGCCGGCCTTCAATGGGAGCCAGTGCAGCGATGTCAGCTGTCATGGCGGCCAGACGACGCCGGCTTGGAGCAGTGGCACCATTGATGTCGCCACCCAGTGCACCCTGTGCCACAAGGCGGAAGCCACTGCGACCGAATACAACAGTGCCACCAGCGGTATGCACGGCATCACCGGTGTCGTCAGTGGCCAGAACCATGGTGCCAACATTGCCTGTACGTCCTGCCATAGCGGCCCGCCCGCCAACCACTTCAGCGACGCCGGGCTGGCGGACAGTGCCATGAGCCGCCCGGTGGCCGGCGACTTCGTGGCCGGGATCACTCTAGGCGCGACTTCCGACGATGACACCTGTGCCATGACCTGCCACAAGGAAGGGGCGACCAATCCCCGCAGTGGCAGCGCTCCTTGGGCACGTCTGAACAACAAGGCCTGGGCTTCGGGTACCGGCGCTGCCGGTGACGAGTGCAAGACCTGTCACGGCGTCTGGGGCAGCTGGCGCGGCAACGTGCTGGTCAACCACGCCAATGACTGGGACGGCGACGGCACTCCAGAAGTGCAAGCCAACCACAGCGAGTGCGAGACCTGCCACGGCTTCGCGCCGAGCAAGACCAACGCCAACTACAACGCCACCTGGGGTACCGGCGACCACGGCAACGGCGTCATTACCATGAACGGCCCGAGTCCGAGTACCGGTGCCGGCTACAACGAAACCAACTGGGGCTGCGACAACGCCTGCCATGGCGGTGCTGCCAGCAACCACAACCTGGCCGATTCGACCTGGACCGTTGGCTACGGTGATTTCGGCGGTGGCAGCTGCGACCTGTGCCATGCTCCCGGCGGTAGCGGTCCGACCGTGGTCTATCCGGCCGGGAACTCCGGCTTTGCCGGCGAGCTGTACGGTTCGCATCTTAAGGCGAGCACTGGGGATGTCATCGACGGGACCACCGACTGGGCGGCCCAGTGCCAGAAGTGCCACGGATTCCACAGCGGTGACGTGCAGGTGCCGAACAATGCAACCGTCGGCATCAACTACACCAGTCACGGCGGCATCTGGCTGGGTGGTACGGCGACCGGTGGCATGACAACCGAAGCTGAAATCTGCTGGACCTGTCATGATGCCAACGGCGTCAGCGAGTGGGGTCTGAACACGGACACAAACGGTGCCTATCCGAACTTCAACTTCGGGACCCTGAGCACCAGCAACTGGACCACCGCCACCTGGACCAGCGCCAACTTCGGCTACAAGACCGGCGCCATCCAGTCGACGCACTCGGTCAATGCCACCAATGGCAGCAGCGCAGTGACTGGCAGCGCCTACAACTACACCGAAAGTCCCGACAATGTGGCCGATATCCGCTGCAGCTACTGCCACGACGTGCACAACACGGCCGCGGCCGGCGGTGTGACCGGCGATGTCGACGGCAAGCCCTATCTGCGCGGGACCTGGTTTGGCAATCCCTATTTCGAGGATGGCGCGCCGCAAAATATCAACGGCACAACGACTTTCGAAACGATTACCCAATATGGCCGCGTGCCGCGTGGAAGTATCAATGAGGATTTCTTCGACGCCAACGGCAACGCCAAGGGCGGTTACTGGATCGACCAGAACATGAACGCCCAGGGTGTGGGAACCTACCCGGTCAACACCACGCTCGCCAACATGGCCGGCCTGTGCACCCTTTGCCACGGCACCAACGTCGACAGTATGGACCAGACCACCGGCGAGAACCTCTGGGTAGGCATCAACGGTCATTCCAATGCCGTGATCGGCGGCAGCGGTTCGAACAAGACGGAGATCCTCGACCGCAGCAAGAACGATATCAACAATAAGGGTTATGTCGTCGATATGGGGCAGTCGGGCGATCCCAAT